A stretch of Besnoitia besnoiti strain Bb-Ger1 chromosome V, whole genome shotgun sequence DNA encodes these proteins:
- a CDS encoding hypothetical protein (encoded by transcript BESB_060320) yields MSRSGSIHNSSHVPRQPAVALTFVKGPSGREHVFYNDTPHSSLVPHTVPGGSPFLSSVSCPPQSPLGQATSLGTSQYTNHGERRLSYGACMTGGGPHAHCLRDGFHGLGVPAPYFESSPEELSASERRPLCHRLKAKLRAPAPKASADGAFSGDDIINVQLTERDLEELMALVRSEQDVVLLKRRDQQRGNLGAVVEEQCRQMRILSLELKKTKAVLEEKEFLLEAEKQKTASLTRQLRMLRRLRRAEKQEHQQTLKCAENQLERELENYMEAAHRQGLSFFGRTTESGAGEFRDPDGADAAFADEENFPGSSVAGGEPVIGSEGRDVGAEDWDTSGYSGEAGDGLGFQPDDEGVITGESHAGV; encoded by the exons ATGTCGCGTTCTGGGAGCATACACAACTCCAGCCACGTTCCCAGGCAGCCGGCAGTGGCGCTTACCTTCGTTAAAGGTCCTTCAGGCCGTGAGCATGTCTTCTACAACGATACCCCCCACTCAAGTTTAGTCCCGCACACAGTCCCAGGTGGCTCGCCCTTTCTCTCCAGCGTCAGCTGTCCGCCACAGTCCCCCCTTGGTCAAGCAACCTCGCTGGGAACTTCGCAGTACACAAATCATGGCGAGCGTCGGCTGTCGTATGGAGCGTGCATGACGGGCGGAGGCCCGCATGCGCATTGCCTTCGGGATGGATTCCATGGCTTGGGAGTGCCTGCGCCCTACTTTGAGTCTTCCCCCGAGGAGCTGTCAGCGTCAGAGAGGAGGCCTCTGTGTCACAGGCTGAAGGCAAAGTTAAGAGCTCCAGCCCCCAAAGCATCGGCGGACGGCGCCTTCTCAGGTGATGATATAATAAATGTCCAGCTGACTGAGCGAG ATCTGGAAGAGCTGATGGCGCTTGTTCGGAGCGAGCAAGATGTGGTGCTGTTGAAGCGCCGTGATCAACAGAGGGGAAACCTTGGAGCAGTGGTAGAAGAGCAGTGCCGGCAGATGCGAATTCTTTCCTTggagctgaagaagacgaaagctGTACTGGAAGAAAAAGAGTTCCTCCTCGAGGCTGAGAAACAGAAAACCGCCTCCCTCACACGCCAACTGCGGATGCTTAGGAGGCTCCGACGGGCCGAGAAACAGGAACACCAACAGACTCTCAAATGTGCAGAGAACCAGCTTGAGCGAGAGCTGGAAAACTATATGGAGGCTGCTCATCGTCAAGGCCTGTCTTTTTTTGGAAGAACCACGGAGAGTGGCGCAGGAGAATTCCGAGACCCAGACGGCGCTGATGCAGCTTTCGCGGATGAGGAGAACTTCCCTGGCTCCTCTGTTGCCGGTGGGGAACCGGTGATAGGGAGCGAGGGGCGAGATGTGGGCGCGGAGGACTGGGATACCAGTGGCTACAGTGGGGAGGCAGGTGACGGATTAGGTTTCCAGCCAGACGATGAGGGCGTCATTACAGGTGAAAGTCATGCTGGCGTATAG